The stretch of DNA GTCCTGACAGCTGTGCGTGTTTTAGTTTGATGCGCGCAGTGAATGCACATGTTTTGTGGGAGGGGAAGCCGATTCGCTGCGAGCTTTGGAAAGCTTTCCCGTGACGCGCAGCGCAGTATTCTGCAGATTCACTTCACTCTTCCTTTTTCCACACATTGACGCTTTAGCTTtgtgacattttctttctttatttttgcaaTGCTGAATTTGTACCCTGACATTTCCACGGAGTCTCTGGGCAATGCTTGTTTAAGATCCTGTTCTTTGGAGACTTGAGGTAATGTGTTACtttttccaaacttttttttggcTTGCTCGCTACCCTGGTAACAGTAGCGCTAGAACCACGGTTGTCATAACAACTGGCCTGGCTCTAGTGTTTGTCATGACAACGGAGCTGGAGCGGAAGTTGTCCTAGCAACAAGTTTAGGTTTGTATTGCCAGATTAACAGATGAATGAGAAGTGGAAATGGCAAATAAAGCTGGACCCCCCCCTCCTACACCATCCTTCAACGGCAGAGTTTTTATAACCCTTTCCCTGACAAGTTCTATCCGTGCCAAATACTGAATCCAGCAGTTATGGGAAtgcaatttattaattttaaaaacccaTTCATTCAGTGAGAAGCAGACTCTTCTATCCCATCTCTGTTTTTTGCAGTCTGCAGTGCGCCCCCTTTTGCCCGCCCCTTTCCGCGCAGACTGGACGGTTCTCTGTAACCCGCCCCCCCTCACCGCTGAGACGGATCCCTTTCCTCCTGAGCTCGCTGAGACAGGCTCCTATATTTCATGCTAGTGTGTGGTGTAAGCTATGTGCAGAACGAGAGACCTcggtgtgtgtttttaaaactgtttttattttcaattttaaaagtgaaaatgtgGATGGCATTTGTTCGTAGGCTTCGAGGGCGCTTGTATCTCGCCAAAAAGAAATCAGTTGatggttaattaattaaaaaaacatatatatatatacaataaataaaacagtgaaaaaatgagcattttttgttaatttatttgaagaTTAAGCTAATCTTGTGTTACTTTGACTTGTTAGAGGCattttacagagcgtttaaaagggaccgaGAACAcacaactgcaaacacaagtcaaaaagttagaaaggccaaccgagagagagacagaaatgaacattgctaagggggctgaAACCAATTCCTAAAagatttttcaatattataacagtaaaagaaaattcaaagaggaggtaacaCTACACCGAACAGCTGGACCTGCAGACGGGATGTGCGAGGCGCTTGCTGCAGTGTTGCGCCCGCACGCTGCCAGCAGAGGGCAGTATGCAGCAATGAGACTACAGGAATGCATCAGTCTTTGAAGCCGCACCTGTTCGCATTGATGGTGTATGATGGTTGATATTTCATCACCACCAACGCAACGCTTTTACAAATACACACCTCTTTCTTTTCAACACGATTCCAACGTTAAATAAACGCAGCGCAACACTGATCGCTGTCATCGAGACTGGCTCTATTCTCCCCTCTTTCACAGTCAAGCTACAGCAGAGGGTCCTGATACAAAATCGAAAGAGATTCCCATTAAAACAGGCATCATCACGGGCAATAGCAGACACGTTAATCCAGTTAAGGGAGAAAAACTACAGCGACACACTTTATTTTGCACCCGCGTCTGGTTCATGGTCAGCTGGAATCGTGggctgaaacagaaacagaaacataaTTTTACTGTTCTGGGGAACAGCTGCTATTGAGTGTTTACTGCCTGCATGTGCACCAGACACCCAGCAGGGGGAGCCATGTACTGAAAAATCAACGGGCAGTTTGCAGACCTCGCGTCATCATGCACAGAGAGGGGCTCCAGGATCTCTGCACAGGAAGCATTTGTCTCAGTGTGGGACAGGGCTAGCCTAACAACCTGCTGCGAATCGACCCTTAGAAAGCTTTATATATATTCAGCTTTAATGAAAACAACGAAAGGAATTTAGGTCAGTTTAATCACTTAATCTGCACGGCAGTAGAAATACCCATAAACACACTTTGCagaatgatatatttaaaaaataaataaataaataaaaaataaaaaaaccataACAACCACCTAGCAATCAGAATGCAGTCCAGGAAATTTTCCCTCAGAAACTGTGTCTCGGCCTAGCACAGAGCTGCATCCTGGGATTAACCTTTGTGAGCTACTCAGGGTCGAGTTTCTGTCTGGGGGGCAGCTTTTCTGCTCAGGCTCCTGGTGAGAAgggtttgttttaattcattttgtttgaaagtgtttaTCTTGTAAATCCAGCAGATTGAGTATTGAGTTTTGTCCCGTGGGAAATTCCTGCCTGTTGTTTTAGTAAATTAGATTCAATGCCCTTTAGCTGAGGAAAGACCTGGGAGAGAGGAGCTAGCTGGCCTGACCTCCTTGAAGTGAAAATGACATCTCAAGACATCCTGCTTCTGTATTGACAACAGCTGGCAAAATAATTCCAGACAACCTTCGCTAAGAAGCGTTGTCATCAGTTTGGGGGACTCTGATGAGAACCTCCTTATGGTTgacccaaagcagtacactttgagaagggggctggttcactatcttctctgtgcttcactgcactgtgctgtgcttttaccaggggtgataccaaagcagtacactttgagaagggggctggttcactatcttctctgtgcttcactgcactgtgctgtgctttcttcCAAAGAGCTGAGTCGTTGTTGTGGATTTGATTTCATTCTTCCTCCCCAGCTTTGTAACAGAAATATAATTAGTGAAAGTCTGTAGAGTTAACCCTGTGCTCATCATCCAGGGTGTAGGACTTCAGCTCGGGCACACAAGCAGAAGACATTCAAACCATGCATGGTGACTGTCACAGAGATGTGCGTGTCTACATCAGACTCATGAAACAAACATGAACAGTGTTTTAATAGATCTTACTAATAGAGAACCTTATTGATGTTTATTGATGAAGCTGCAGTGACCGTGAATCATGCCTCAGTCCAAACTGGAATACCGATCCTATACTGGGAGCACACAATCCACACAGCTGGTAACCCACTGCAGTCCCCTATCAGCACCAGACAGACAGTGTGCTGCTGtatcactgcactgtgcagtATCTACTCCCAGTCCACTGTGTTGACAAGGCTGCTAATGCTGTGCTCTGCTGATGGTTCTGCTAGCTGGGGCTTCTTCAGAGATCATAACGGGATTCCAATGGGGTTTTATGAACAGAAAAAGTTCACAAGGATAGCGTGTCCTGATGAGAGCTGTAGCATTGAAGATAAATCTCAGACCGCAGAGTGTGACAGTTAATTAAGAGTGTATCTCTGCTGGTACCGCGCCACCCATCGATTCAGGCAGCGCAAAGTGACCCCTCCAAGTTCATTCCTGAGAGCTGAACCTCTGCCAGGGCTGTGCCTGCTGACTCACGCCACACACCGGCACCCCCTGCAGAACAGGACTTCTACAGTCAACATCTTACTGTTTGTAAAGCGAATCTTGCAAGAGATTAaccaaagcttttaaaatcatGAGAATGCATGTATAATATGGGGGATTTTGCAGGCAACTTTAGAGAGGCATCCAGGGAGGGGCAGCATGAGGCTGGACTGAGTGGCTCTCCAATGGGGCTGGCTGGGAATCGGCCTGGAGGCTTTCCTTCATACCAGCATTGCACCAAAATCTCCCAATTCATTTCATTTAACTTGTGCGTGTGTCAGTATGCTCTGGCTAATGAGATGGAATGAGAGAGCACTTTATCAATTAGCTGCTTCATGATGTTTGCATGAGAGTCGTATAGAGTGCAGCATCTTTCAAAGATAATGACTGGAGCTGCATGCTTTGTGTTTATCCCACAGACTAGCTATAGCTCTCTGGAATGACAAACGCGACTCTATGAATAAAGCGTGGAGTCTGATGGAGGTAACGTCAGCAGGGTGGGATCGCTGCCCACTTTCTCCTTTCAGCCAGAAGCAGATTGGCTGCACTTTAGCGAATGTTCAGCGTTttctttgaattttttatttctttgccttTCCAGAGCTTGAGCAGAGGTTTCATTGAGTGACAGGCACTGTCCCGGTCTACCCTTCATTATATTGAGCTGTATCCCTGCCTGTTAAAACTGGGGAGCAGGACACAGACTCAGGCTCTTAAAATATCTTGTTTTACTCAAACACATGACATAAAAACATACAGGAGGTACAACATTTAAACTGGATGTCTAACACTCCACACATCCATCCCCACATCCCAGCCCCGATCCTGAACAAACTGCCAAGGTCACATTTTTACGTTCATGTCTTTATGTCCTTGCACAGGGTTTATTTtagtcaaagtgttttttttttcccgtttaGCATCGGCTTTGAGTTGTATTGTCTGTGCGAATATTCAAACTGTCAGTGCACGTcacaataaaacatgaattactgCACACAGGGGCAGCCTCGGAGCtcttaaaagcaagagagaaataaaatactgactcggaacaaaaaaaccccactgccCCCTCCTTCCTCCCTGCAGCTCTGCTGCTTCAGCAGTTAGACATGTTCGCATTCCTCTCATAAGATTTGCATTCGTCTTTGCATAGGCTTCAAGATAACACTTACAAATCAGTTACCATGGTCAGTTTGCATACTAGTTACACTGTGcctttaccatggtttgccacgCTTATgcagtatgctttaccatacctcactgggCTGTATCTATCTTTACTGAGCTTGTCTACAATACTGTGCAATGCTTTTATTGAGGGACACTTTTCTAAAGGAAGGCATTTGGTGTTGCTCATAGTTCTGTCTGCCTGGGTTTAAATGCTGCTTCCCATTCCCGTGGGCAAAGCAGTGACATCATAACAGGGATTCTAGAACACAGTCAGAACTGTGAGCTCAGCTAGCTGTGGGAGGAGTTAGGAGACTGATTGGCCACACCCACTCTGGAGAGGACCGGGTCCAGTGAGGTACAGAAGTCCTCACTTACAAGAGTCCTATCCCACAGTATTCAGTGAACTGCAGACTCTGGAAATGCTTTCTCTCCCCCTCAGTTTGCTTGAGTAACACCAGGGGTCTAATGAGCACACCAGTCCCATTGAGAAGCAGCGCTGGGAAGGTCTCCAGTTCCTTCTTTGTTCCAGGATCTTGTAGTTCAGAGTGGGGGCTGGGTCCAGGATCCCTGGTCGCCATGGTTACACAGCCTCCCCATTCTCGCACAGCGAGAGCTTGTGCACCTTGATTACAGGCAGGGAGCTCGGCCTGAGTGGCGGGGGTGTGGTTTCTGTGGCAACGCAGCAGCAAGCTTGCAGCAGGCTCTTACTGTGCACGCGGGCGGCCGTGGCCCCGCAGCATGAACGATCCCCCAGCCCCAGCCCCGGGAACCCCTTCCACTCCGTGCTGCCCCCTCCCTGGGACAGCTGGCAGGACACCGGCCTGGAGTCCCTGTTCCCCTCCGGGAGTCCCAGCGGGGGTGTCTTGGGGCCCGGGCCCCAGTTCAGCACGTTCTGGAAGGCCTTCTTGAACTCCTGGCTGGAGCAGGGGTAGATGATGGGGTTGATGCAGCTGTTGAAGTATCCGAGCCAGAATGTGATTTTGAAGACGGTGTCCGAGGGGCGGTAAGCGGGGAAAATAGACcctggaaatgaaaacaaacatgtttacaatAAAGAAGAGGCGAGACAACAAGATGAACCCATAATGAACCGAGAActcagtcagtctctctctctctcactctctctgtgtctgtctgtctgtctctccctctctctctcctctcccctctctctctctgtctccctccccctctctctatgcctctctctctcagtctctgaTTTATGGAGATGGGAGGAGACGGATGTGTGAACTAGTGGCAAACAACGCAGCATGAAAGAGTTTGGCTTGGAAAAAAGAAAGTTGTCCGAGTTTGCCCTGTACGTGCTGGCTCAAACTCATCAGCTTGTCAGCACGCTGGCCGTGAATCAATGCAGACAAATGACTtctcaaacactgacacacagaggcactgcaatggcaaggcAGACGCTGTATCTAACTGCTGACTGTGCTTATGTTTGAGTGTTTTTTAAGCTTGCCTGTTTTCATCATCCCCACCCCCAGTCTCTCTTCTTGACTGTTGAATTTTTAAACCAAACTATGTTGAAATCCTGACTCGCTCCCTGGCATacgctgtgcttcactgtggcaTTGCTCTGTCTTGTATTTTGCTTTGCGTTAATGTGTTTATCAATAACACTGGTGACAGGGAGCAGCTGTATGCAGATGTGATGTAAAGTTCAAGCATTCGTTCTGTGCTTGTATTTTGTGAGGGAGCACAGGCTGCACTGGGACTCCTGTCTCAGCTCCACTGTGTGTTCTACTGTACCTCcatatacagcacagtgtctcATGTGTTcataccaccctgataccactGTGGCGCCATTCTGCCAGTGGCTGCTTCAGCCCTTGTGCCACCATTGCCCCTTAGTGCAGAACTGTAGTGCTACCATTGCATTGCTATTAAAGATCTGAGCGGTGATTGAAAGTGACCCCTACAGGACAGATGGAGACAAGTCAAGCTGAGCTCTTTTAAAGGGCTGGTGGAAACAGTAAGGTGGCATTGCAAACTGGGGGTACAGTACATTATCGGGTGCTGAAAATAGAAATTAATGAATCAAATCAATGAAAGCCAGGGAGGGTCTCACCAATGGGCAGTACGATGAAGAAAGGTAGCCAGCAGAGGATGAAGCAGCCCACCACGATGCCCAGGGTCTTGGCGGCCTTCTTCTGGCGCGAGAACTTGAGCAGGCGGATGGAGAAGTGGGTGCGGCTCTTCAGGGCCTCGTCGCTGGGGGGGGTGACGGTGTTCCCCCGGTGGATGCGCAGGGTCACCTCCTCCACCGCGCAGCCCGCTCTCTCCGTCTTCACCCCGGACCACAGCACGCGCGTCTCCCGCTTGGCCACCACGTACACCCGGCAGTACATCACCAGGATGATGGTGAGCGGCACGTAGAAGGAGCCGAACGCAGAAAAGATGGCGTAGCCGGGCTCCTCCGTGATCTTACACACGCTCTCGTCCTCCGGCTCTGGCTCCTTCCATCCGAAGAGGGGCCCGATGGAGATGGTGATGGACAGAGCCCAGAGCCCCAGCAGCACCAGGAGCCCGCGGCGCTCCGTCATGATGGTGGGGTAGCGCAGCGGGTAGCTGACCCCCACGTAGCGGTCCACGGAGATCACGCACAGGCTCATGATGGAGGCGGTGCTGCACAGCACGTCCACCGCTGCCCAGATGTTGCAGAAGATCCTGCCGAAGACCCAGCGGCCCAGGATCTCGAAGGTGGCAGAGAAGGGCAGCACAACGGAGCTGAGCAGTAGGTCGGCCACCGCCAGGTTCACGATGAAGTAGTGAGTGACCGTCTGCAGGTGCCGGTGGCAGACCACCGACAGGATGACCAAGATGTTCCCCAGGATCCCGAACATGACGAAGACCCCTAGAATCAGCCCCAGGGTCAGCGCCTTCGTGAGGTCCACCCCCGTGCCCGCAGTTTGAGTGCAGTTGGAACAGTTGGAGAGGATCCCAGGCGGAGCGGTTTCTAAAAGCAGAACCATCGCTCCGCAGAAAACCGCAGGAATATGGGggaggtatttttttaaaattcacatGAGGTTTAACGTACAAAGTGGTCGTAATCTATCTTCTCCCGTCACTTTTTCAATGGGCTGCTCTcaagatattttttgtttgtttttcttaagtgGAGTAAAAGGAAATTAAGCATGTTCCGtcataaaaaaaaagcttggcaGGGTCTTATGGCAAATAGTTCTAGTGGAAAGGGCATGTTGAGTGCATCTTCTGACACGCAAAgggattttttttactgtgggaaCCGGAGGGTTTTGCAATACTGCAAAAACGATCTctccagtccagctgtatgacaAAAACAGCCCGCTCTGTTCtgaaatataagaagaaaatacaaaaaataaattcaccaTGTCAAGGTGACATTGTGGGATTCACCATGTCAAGGTTGAGGCTTGCTAGAATAGCAACAGGCATTAACTTTGAAACACACATTACAGATCCACAGAAGCATTTCTATTTTAAACCCTCATCCCTATCCCTCAAACAGTGCTGAATTGAAAAATTCTAATAGGATCATAGAAATTTCAATGACAAACGGTTTGACGTTTTCTAAAAGTGATCTTTTACTGCATTCTTGCACTAATTTACTACTCTGTCTGCATTGTCATTAAAAAGACTTCTCAGAAAGCATATTTGATTCCAGGATCATAata from Polyodon spathula isolate WHYD16114869_AA chromosome 31, ASM1765450v1, whole genome shotgun sequence encodes:
- the LOC121302981 gene encoding alpha-1A adrenergic receptor-like, which codes for MVLLLETAPPGILSNCSNCTQTAGTGVDLTKALTLGLILGVFVMFGILGNILVILSVVCHRHLQTVTHYFIVNLAVADLLLSSVVLPFSATFEILGRWVFGRIFCNIWAAVDVLCSTASIMSLCVISVDRYVGVSYPLRYPTIMTERRGLLVLLGLWALSITISIGPLFGWKEPEPEDESVCKITEEPGYAIFSAFGSFYVPLTIILVMYCRVYVVAKRETRVLWSGVKTERAGCAVEEVTLRIHRGNTVTPPSDEALKSRTHFSIRLLKFSRQKKAAKTLGIVVGCFILCWLPFFIVLPIGSIFPAYRPSDTVFKITFWLGYFNSCINPIIYPCSSQEFKKAFQNVLNWGPGPKTPPLGLPEGNRDSRPVSCQLSQGGGSTEWKGFPGLGLGDRSCCGATAARVHSKSLLQACCCVATETTPPPLRPSSLPVIKVHKLSLCENGEAV